One Nicotiana tabacum cultivar K326 chromosome 23, ASM71507v2, whole genome shotgun sequence genomic window, TACTTTACCACTTCACTTTAATTTATAGTATTTCAGTCTGAAAATTGTATAAACATTTGGAGATCTTCAGGTACATGCACGTCTTGTACTCAAGTAGCAGTTTCTTAGCATGTTTGTTACATCAACTATCTGACGGGAAGGCCTTTTTAATATGTTGTTGGAGAGGAAGGCATTAGGAAAACTGAGTCAATTGTTTAATGATTCGTTTGTTGATGgattatataatatactttcTTCAAATCTTGAGTTCAAGCTCCATAAGAACGAGGTTTAACTAAGTCTAACCTAAATCTTCAAGCAACTGCAGAACTTCAAGATATTCTACAAATCATATATCTAACAAGGAGAAAGAGAATGCTCACAAGATAATTAGAATTACACTAATTTGAACAACAGAAACATCCCAGATATACAAGCAACTATTTCAAAATAGCAAATCTGAAACCAGAGGACAAAAGGTGTTTTAGAATAAGCAAATTTTTAAACTTGTTCAAATAAGTAGTCTAGCTATTTAGATTATTAGTTGAGAAAAATGCTTATCAACTTAATTGATATCCTCTATAACACAATCATCGTAGCTCATACAGTTAACTGCAGATAGGTCCTTAGCATCCTAGATAGGAAGCCAAATCATTATGTACTCATTGAGGCTGGTGCAGAGACATACTGAATACTAAAACATCAGCTAGAAAACTAAAGTTTTGAGAGCTCCATACCTTAAATATGGAGCCAAATACACAAGAGCATAAACAGCGTAACGCTGCTTCCCAGTATCCAACCACGCGAAAACCCAACTCTACAAAGTAAAAAATGAAATCAATCAATTAACCACACCTCAATCTCAAATTAGTTAGGATCAGTTATATGCATCCTCTAAATAGATTAATTACTTTTACACAGAGGCAGATCCAAGATTTAAACTTAATGAATTTTTGTATTTTAGGATAGGGACCTCAAGTGGTAGTAACTGAATTCCGAATTTAATTTTTGCACATATTTAGTAGATTTCTTAACACATATACAGGCTTCTGCCCCTGCTTTTACGTTATTGTCAAACCAGCTAAAACCTCAACTCTAAACCCTAAACGTGAATCGAGAACAAATGAATGAATACGCGACGAAAAATCTCACCATCCAATTAAAATACGGAATGAAGCTGATAATTCCCATAACAGCAAACCTCGCATCAGCAGAATCAATCACGGAGTCCCCGTCATCATCCTCCGTGTAAGTAGTCGGAAAAACCAACGAGCTGAAAATGCAAGCACCGATAGCGACGGCGATTGGCGCGTCGTTTGCAAACTCTGCCCTACAAGTTCCATTTCTCAACCTTCTCTACAAAAAATCAAATAACACAATAAAATGACATCATCATTAAGTTAACTTAAACAAGCTGGTATATTAAGTTAAGCTGAGATTAGAGAAATGGAAATAGTACTTAAGTTAAATTACCAGATTAAGTTTTTTGCGGAGGCGAGCTCGATATAGAGGTAGAAGAGCTGGTAAAAGAGAAGATCGTAAGGATTTTGGTGAAGTTGGAAGAAGTACTGCTGACGTGGAAGTAAGAGGAATCATCGTCGGAGATGGTGGACGGCGGCGGTGGCATCTAACGTGTGCCGGCGAGGGGTTAGGTGATCGGCGTAGGTTAAGGTTATGGAGTTAGGAAAAGGTTCATGAATCCTGCACTTTTTGAGAACAGTGCCCAAAGTAAGGAAGTCGCTAAGCTAGCTTCGCGTAAACTAATGCTATTTATAAATTGCATTCATTAATTGCAACTTATAAGTCGCATACAATTTTTTGTTATAAGTCACATTTCCTACTATCTAACCGGCCTATGTCAAATGTGATTATGGTCACTAATCAGTTTTATTagttatatatagattttaatttcaaaatttaattcgtctagataaaaaaaatatagacAATTGTGACTTAAATTCCTTTGATAATAACCCATGTATAATTAATGATTGTCAATTTCTTATACTTCCAAACTCTCTTTTTTAACTTCAACTTCAAAACCTCCTTTTTTTTGGTTGATGCATATGTCTACTAAATAGTGATTTTGAATCATTTTAGACCTTAGTAAATATGTGACATGCTTCATTGAAAAATAATTCGTTACACTGTGTAGGAATATTTTTTTGTGGGATAAATCATTCTCTATCGAAAAATTATAAATGAAGagtaaattttgaaaagaaaaatgtgGATGAAACTAATTAGGAAGTCCAAATAGGAATTAAAATGGGGAAAATTTCGAGGAATGTTTGTATTAGCGACATAAATCGCACTCGACATCCATAAATCTCATTCAACAAATGCGAGTAATAAGCTCCAGCCTCCCGCCAACAAATGCGACTTATAAGTGGCAGGCAACTTATCACCTGTGTTATTGAGGGCTTCGTCTTTATCCTTATCTTGTACCCTACAATTGCTTTTTGCATATTAACACACCATTGAAACTGAGCCAAAAATGCATGTTTTGGGGGAAAATTCCAAATAGTGCAACTTTTGAACAAACATACGATGGCTAAAGTAGTAACAAGGAAAGGACGTAAACCTAAAATGATGTCCAAAAGCGTAATTATTCACTGTAGATGTTTGTTTTACCAACCAAAGAAAAACTAAATTGTGTATCTAATCAACAAACTATCAGTAAGTTTCCAAATTATTTCTAATCTTTGTTTAATAGCATTTAGTTTTGTGCAGCTTAACATAACATCACCATTCAAggaaataacaacaacccagtataatctcaatAGTGGGGTGGATAAtttgtacgcaaaccttacccctaccctgaggtagagaggctgtttccgatagaccctcggctccctccctccaagaactccccaccttgccgctcttggagtgactcgaactcacaacctcttggttgaaagtggagtatgctcaccactagagcaatcCACTCTTGTCAAGGAAATAAATGCTAactattttgattttaaaaaaatacagcTAGCTGGTACATATTACACTTCCCTAAATATAAGAcgataagaagaaaagaaaaactaatgaACACCTTCAGAAGTTTAACTGGTCCGACGCCACGAAAAAGTAAAGTTTCAAAAGGATAATAGATACAAAATTATGTCACAAGTGACGTAATAAGAAAGGAGAGAAATGAAATTATGTCAGGCATCGACCAGCTTGAGGGATGCTTGAGAAGCTATAAGCATTATTGAATACATTCATGGTCACATTGATTGATATATGTTACAAAATTACAACTTAATTTTGCAATTCAGATTACAACATAAACTAAGGATCTACAATTAAAATGGACAGAACTCAATCCCCAACCCCCACCCTCTGCCTTCCTCTCCCCGCCGAGCCTTCTCCGCGATCTTCTATATctaaataaataatccctttGATTGGAAGAcgtgaatctgcacaaaaagctTGTTTTCAGCTCGTACTCATCAAACAAATGAAGAAATTATCTATCCACTGATTATTTTGCTTATTGTCACTTGGAGATGGATTCTTCCACATGAGCTATTCAACTAGGACAAGCGCATGATTCAGCGACATAAGAATAGTACAGCCTGCCTCTTCCTATACCTCAACCTGCAAAAGCGAATGACACTGATAAAATCCATCAAGGCATTTACCTGCGAGAGAAGATTTCAAAACTGTCTGCTATAGCAACATCAAATAGACACCTGAATATACACGGTGTTTTACACTTGAAAAGTATCATTTGGCATCACGATTCCAATTCTCTTCTGTCCCCATCGTCTCCGCAATTTGACATGGCATTTAACCGCTGTTGCAACTGGTAGCAGATTAAAAATCATTGTTAATAAATGAGCAAACACTGAGATACTGTTAATAAACCTCTTCCGTTCGTCCGTCCCtccctactttctttcaattgttgttgttagtttacagcatgtatatagtgtagtattgtcctagtatagctataaataaggacctcttgtattgtattgttaatccaatatcaataacataatccaatatcaataacatattttctcccgtgccttctcacatggtatcagagcaattgtgagagacttatcgctgtgcataaattccagcgattccgggaaaGAGAAATCAGTATTTTTTAAGGCTGTTTTCTATCTGCTTCATTTCTGTCAGTGTTGtacaaaatccaacactaccacaagagtcgTCACTGTtcggcgaccaaaccccagtgaaAAACTCCGGCAGCAGCCTCCTCACGCGCCTCCACTCGCCACCAGAAGCTCACGCGCGTGagctcacgcgccggcgcgtacgaccacttccggccattttttgaaaatcttccttcagaacagttgggtcgcctggtaattccgatcctacccctactgttttcatttcattccgACAACTTTGAGTTTTTTCCGGCAGCTACAGTACTATTCCGACAGCTACAGTAGATTCCGGCAGCTACAGTTTTTCAGTATTCTGTTTTTGTGTTTCCGTACACTGTTTTATTGGATTACAGTTGATTCTTTCTcctatttggtaataatttgcaacaatgtctttgggatttgatgcttttgggtctagaaacatgagttctggaagctctagtgctattattacctcgaaacctttaatgggaggttcaaactacttagcttgggcttcatctgtcgagttatggtgtagaggtcaaggtgttcaagatcatctaatcaaacagtctagcgatggagatgaaaaggcaatagcactttgggcaaaaatcgatgctcagttatgtagcatcttgtggcgatctattgattccaagttgatgcccttgtttcgtccattccagacatgttatttggtttgggcaaaggcacgcaccttatacactaatgacatatctcgcttctatgatgtgatatcacggatgacaaacttaaagaagcaggaattggatatgtctacttacttgggtcaagtacaggcagtcatggaggaatttgagaagttgatgccagtttctgctagtgtggaaaaacaacaagagcagcgacaaaagatgtttctcgttcttaccctcgctggacttcctaatgatcttgattcagtacgcgaccagattttggctagtccgtCTGTCCcgacagttgatgaattattctctcgattactccgcctagctgcagcaccaagtccaccagtgatctcatcacagatacttgattcctctgttcttgcatcccagacaatggatgttcgggcatctcaaactatggagcatagacgaggaggaggtcgttttggaagatctagacccaagtgttcttattgtcacaaatttggacacactcgtgaaatgtgttattccttacatggtcgtccacccaaaaatgcttacATTGCTCAGACAGAGACTCCAGgtaaccaaggattttctttatctaaagaagaatataatgagctccttcagtatcgagcaagtaagcagacatctccacaagtagcctcagttgctcagactgatacttctgtttctggtaattcttttgcttgtgtttccaaGTCTAGCACTCTTGgcccatgggtcatggactccggcgcttctgatcacatctctggtaatatatcacttttgtcaaatattgcatattcacagtctcttcccactattactttagccaatggatgtcaaactaaggcaaaaggagttggacaagctaatcccccttgtcttctatcaccctagattccgttctttatgtccctgactgtccttttagtcttgcatctgttagtcgtttgactcgtgccctctattgtggtatatattttattgacgattcttttattatgcaggaccacAGTACGGGACAGACAATTGGTACAGAATGTgaatcagaaggcctttactaccttaactcactcagtccttccaaaacatgtctagttacagatcctccagatctaatccacagacgtttaggacatccgagtttatccaaacttcagaagatggtgcctagtttatctagtttgtctacattagattgtgagtcgtgtcaacttgggaaacatacccgagcctccttttcgcgtagtgttgagagtcatgcagagtctgtcttctccttagttcattctgatatatggggtcctagtagagtcagttcatccttgggatttcgttattttgtcagtttcattgatgattattcaagatgtacttggtttttcttaatgaaagatcgttctgagttattttctatattccagagtttctgtgctgaaatcaaaaaccaatttggtgtttctattcgcatttttcgcagtgataatgccttagaatatttatcttctcaatttcagcagtttatgacttctcagggaattattcatcagacatcttgtccttatacccctcagcaaaatggggttgctgagagaaagaataggcaccttattgagactgctcgcacacttctaattgaatctcatgttccgttgcgtttttggggcgatgcagttctcacagcttgttatttgattaatcggatgccttcatctcccatcaagaatcagattccgcattcagtattgtttccccagtcacccttatactctcttccacctcgtgtttttgggagcacgtgttttgttcataacttagtCCCTGGGAAaaataagttagctcctcgtgctctcaagtgtgtcttccttggttattctcgtgttcagaaaggatatcgttgttattctccagatcttcgtaggtaccttatgtcagctgacgtcacattttttgagtctaaacctttctttacctctgctgaccaccatgatatatctgaggtcttacctataccgacctttgAGGAGTTTACTATAGCTCCTCCTCCACCTTCGACCACAGAGGTTTCATCCATACCAACCGTTGAGGAGTCTAGTGTTGTTCCCCCTAGTTCCccagccacaggaacaccactcttgacttatcatcgtcgtttgCGTCTTCCATCACGCCCAActggttctcgtcctgcacctgaccctgctcctGCTGCGGACCCTGCTCCTAatacaccgattgcacttcggaaagatatacggaccacacttaaccctaatcctcattatgtcaGTTTGAGCTATCATCGTTtgtcatctccccattatgcttttatatcttctttgtccttggtttccatccctaagtctacaggtgaagcgttgtctcatccaggatggcgacaggctatgagtgacgagatgtctgctttacatacaagtggtacttgggagcttgttcctcttccctcAAGTAAATCTActattggttgtcgttgggtttatgcagtcaaagttggtcccgatggacagattgatcgacttaaggcccgtcttgttgccaaaggatatactcagatatttgggctcgattacagtgataccttctctcccgtggctaaagtggcttcagtccgcctttttctatccatggctgcggttcgtcattggcccctctatcagctggacattaaaaatgcctttcttcacggtgatcttgaggatgaggtttatatggagcaaccacctggttttgttgctcagggggagtctcgtggccttgtatgtcgcttgcgtcagtcactttatggtctaaagcagtctcctcgagcctggtttggtaagttcagcacggttatccGGGAATTTGGCATGATTCGTAGTGAaactgatcactctgtgttttatcggcactctgcttcaagtctctgtatttatctggtagtctatgttgatgatattgttattactggcaatgatcaggatagtattaccaatctgaagcagcatctcttccagcacttccaaactaaggatctaggcagattgaagtactttttaggtattgaggttgcccagtctagctcaggtattgttatttctcaaagaaaatatgctttagacatTCTTAAAGAGACGGGGATGAtaggttgcagacctgttgacactccgatggatccgaattctaaacttatgccaggacagggggagccgcttagcgatcctgcaagctataggcggctggttggaaaattaaattatctcacagtgactagacccgacatttcttatcctgtgagtgatgtaagtcagtttatgaattctccatgtgatagtcattgggatgcagttgtccgcattattcgatatataaaatcagctccaggcaaagggttactctttgaggatcgaggtcatgagcagatcattggatactaagatgctgattgggcaggatcaccttctgatagacgttctacgtctggatattgtattttagtaggaggaaatttggtgtcctggaagagcaagaaacagaatgtagttggtcggtctagtgcagaagcagaatatcgagcaatggctatggcaacatgtgagctagtctggaccaaacaattgctcaaggagttgaaatttggtgaaatcagtcggatggaacttgtgtgcgataatcaagctgcccttcatattgcatcaaatccggtgttccatgagagaactaaacacattgagattgattgtcacttcgtcagagaaaagatacttacaggagagattgctacaaagtttgtgaggtcgaatgatcaacttgcagatattttcaccaagtctctcactggtcctcgtattggttatatatgtaacaagctcggtacatatgatttgtatgcacctgcttgagggggagtgttagtttacagcatgtatatagtgtagtattgtcccacattggtagaagagtagtatgtccttgtatagtatagctataaataaggacctcttatATTGTATTGTtgatccaatatcaataacatattttctcccgtgccttctcacagtTGCTACTTAAGGCCTAGTTTTTGAACCTGAACTTCATCAAGTAAAAGAGATATCTCCACGTCATTGGTGTtcttttagttattattattatttatgaaAACATTCCCCAGAATTTCTTTTTCTCATGTTTGGGAGGAAAAGAAATGTTTAAGAATTTTGGAGACACTAGTCATATTTTTGCAACGATCCTTCTTTGGGAAAGGTCAGGAAACTGAAAGAAGAAGATTATAAAGCATTGTTTTGCCCTCCTCTTCTCCTTCAACTCACCCAATTGGTACTCACAACCTTAGAAAGCTGTGCATTTTCTTTTCTCCTCCCCTCTTTTTACTTTTTTCTGCTCCTATT contains:
- the LOC107820761 gene encoding uncharacterized protein LOC107820761, whose product is MIPLTSTSAVLLPTSPKSLRSSLLPALLPLYRARLRKKLNLRRLRNGTCRAEFANDAPIAVAIGACIFSSLVFPTTYTEDDDGDSVIDSADARFAVMGIISFIPYFNWMSWVFAWLDTGKQRYAVYALVYLAPYLRTNLSLSPEDSWLPIASILLCIFHIQLEVSIKNGDFQALNKFTGTGEELSSVSRKKDDSISEEEETNDHKNLPSAQEESRDEIRRWEISRRPSGNPEDLNEDEEDLSGRKH